The following coding sequences are from one Sciurus carolinensis chromosome 11, mSciCar1.2, whole genome shotgun sequence window:
- the Sesn3 gene encoding LOW QUALITY PROTEIN: sestrin-3 (The sequence of the model RefSeq protein was modified relative to this genomic sequence to represent the inferred CDS: inserted 3 bases in 3 codons; deleted 1 base in 1 codon; substituted 1 base at 1 genomic stop codon) — protein sequence MNRGGSSPSAAANYLLCTNCRKVLRKDKRIRVSQPLTRGPSAFIPEKEVVQANTVDERTNFLVEEYSTSGRLDNITQVMSLHTQYLEXFLRSQFYMLRMDGPLPLPYRHYIAIMAAARHQCSYLINMHVDEFLKTGGIAEWLNGLEYVPQRLKNLNEINKLLAHRPWLITKEHIQKLVKTGENNWSLPELVHAVVLLAHYHALASFVFGSGINPERDPEISNGFRLISVNNFCVCDLANDNNIENASLTGSNFGVVDSLSELEALMERMKRLQEKGKMKRHLRKKXPQRFEKEKKESLFVVSGDTFHSFPHSDFEDDMIVTSDVSRYIEDPGFGYEDFARRGEEHLPTFRAQDYTWENHGFSLVNRLYSDIGHLLDEKFRMVYNLTYNTMATHEDVDTTTLRRALFNYVHCMFGIRYDDYDYGEVNQLLERSLKVYIKTVTCYPXRTTKRMYDSYWRQFKHSEKVHVNLXLMEARMQAELLYALRAITRHLT from the exons GATAAAAGAATAAGAGTATCTCAACCCTTGACAAGAGGACCAAGTGCCTTTATTCCAGAGAAAGAA GTTGTCCAAGCAAACACAGTGGATGAGCGAACAAACTTTCTTGTGGAAGAATACTCTACATCTGGTCGTCTGGACAACATCACGCAGGTCATGAGTTTACACACTCAGTACCTGG TCTTTCTGCGGAGCCAGTTTTACATGTTGCGCATGGACggtccccttcctctaccatACAGGCACTACATTGCCATAATG GCTGCAGCTAGACATCAGTGTTCTTACTTAATAAACATGCATGTGgatgaatttttaaagactggAGGTATTGCTGAATGGTTGAATGGTTTGGAATATGTACCACAAAGACTGAAAAatcttaatgaaataaataaactgcTAGCACACCGACCCTGGCTGATCACAAAAGAGCACATTCAG AAACTTGTcaaaactggagaaaataatTGGTCTCTGCCTGAACTGGTACATGCTGTGGTCCTACTGGCACATTATCATGCTTTGGCAAGCTTTGTTTTTGGTAGTGGCATCAATCCAGAAAGAGATCCAGAAATCTCCAATGGATTCAGGCTAATATCAGTCAACAATTTCTGCGTTTGTGATCTTGCTAATGACAACAACATAGAAAATGCATCTCTTACAGGCAGCAACTTTGGGGT TGTGGATTCTCTAAGTGAGCTAGAAGCCTTAATGGAAAGGATGAAAAGGCTTCAAGAGAAAGGGAAGATGAAGAGGCATCTCAGGAAGAAATGACCACAGCGTTttgagaaggagaagaaagaaagtctTTTTGTGGTCTCTGGAGatacttttcattcatttcctcatTCAG ATTTTGAAGATGACATGATTGTAACATCTGATGTCTCTCGATACATTGAAGATCCTGGTTTTGGGTATGAAGACTTTGCGAGAAGAGGAGAAGAGCATTTGCCAACATTTCGAGCTCAG gACTACACCTGGGAAAATCATGGGTTCTCCCTGGTGAACAGACTTTATTCAGACATTGGACATCTTCTTGATGAGAAGTTTCGAATGGTCTACAATCTCACCTACAACACTATGGCCACCCATGAGGATGTTGACACAACCACGCTGCGCAGAGCTTTATTTAACTATGTGCACTGTATGTTTGGAATCAG GTATGATGATTATGACTATGGGGAAGTT AACCAATTACTTGAACGAAGCCTGAAGGTTTACATTAAGACAGTGACCTGCTATC AGAGAACTACAAAGCGCATGTATGATAGTTACTGGCGGCAGTTCAAACACTCTGAAAAG GTTCATGTAAATC CTTTAATGGAAGCACGGATGCAAGCTGAACTGCTTTATGCCCTTCGGGCCATAACTCGGCATTTGACCTGA